From a region of the Pontixanthobacter gangjinensis genome:
- a CDS encoding TIGR03013 family XrtA/PEP-CTERM system glycosyltransferase produces MIRLFKHYIPNAVMLLALFDLALLFLGGELAWLLRASQIGMEAGSIATRTLPLAGYVLIVWIAMVSVGVYGSDALRSMRFACARLLVAVSLGIIALSFIDFLLPGATFWRSTLLYAMGLSVILLILNRLLVGGFLGNSAFRRRVMVLGAGDRAMRLKKLGEEPGSGFAIVSFIGMNEGEQVVAEAIARGAIHDLGRFVENLGASEVVLALEERRNALPLKDLLRMKTMGVHINDFSSFVERETGRVDLDSVNPSWLIFSDGFSSGRMFSSVAKRFFDIAASSLLLLLTFPIIALFALLVKLDSKGPAFFRQPRVGLYGQNFDVIKLRSMRTDAEKDGVKWAEKNDPRITRLGRFIRKVRIDELPQTWTVLKGEMSFVGPRPEVPKFVGDLEQKLPYYAERHMVKPGITGWAQINYPYGASIEDARHKLEYDLYYAKNYTPFLDLLILLQTLRVVLWPEGAR; encoded by the coding sequence ATGATCCGACTGTTTAAACATTACATTCCAAACGCTGTCATGCTGCTGGCTTTGTTCGACTTGGCCTTGTTGTTCTTGGGCGGCGAACTTGCTTGGTTGCTACGCGCTTCTCAGATCGGGATGGAAGCTGGAAGTATTGCCACGCGAACGCTGCCGCTCGCGGGCTACGTGCTCATTGTGTGGATCGCGATGGTTTCTGTCGGAGTTTATGGCAGCGATGCCTTGCGCTCCATGCGGTTTGCTTGCGCCCGATTGTTGGTTGCGGTGAGTTTGGGAATTATTGCTCTTTCATTTATCGACTTCTTGCTTCCCGGCGCGACTTTTTGGCGGTCGACACTGCTTTATGCGATGGGATTGTCCGTTATATTGTTGATCCTCAACCGGCTGCTGGTCGGCGGGTTTTTGGGCAATTCTGCATTCCGACGGCGCGTGATGGTGCTCGGCGCTGGTGACCGCGCTATGCGTTTGAAAAAACTTGGCGAAGAGCCAGGCTCCGGCTTTGCGATCGTATCGTTCATCGGAATGAACGAAGGCGAACAGGTGGTGGCCGAGGCAATTGCCCGCGGCGCAATCCATGATTTGGGCCGCTTTGTCGAAAATCTGGGTGCTAGCGAAGTGGTATTGGCGCTGGAGGAACGGCGTAATGCTCTGCCGCTCAAAGATTTGCTCCGCATGAAGACGATGGGGGTCCACATCAATGACTTCAGCAGCTTCGTTGAACGCGAAACCGGACGTGTCGATCTTGATTCCGTAAACCCCAGCTGGTTGATTTTCTCGGATGGATTTTCGTCAGGCAGAATGTTTTCAAGCGTTGCCAAGCGGTTCTTTGACATCGCCGCGAGCTCGTTACTGCTGCTTTTGACGTTCCCGATTATCGCGCTATTCGCCTTGCTGGTTAAGCTCGACAGCAAAGGTCCAGCATTCTTCCGTCAGCCCAGAGTCGGCCTTTACGGCCAGAATTTTGATGTCATCAAACTACGTTCCATGCGCACCGATGCCGAGAAGGATGGCGTGAAATGGGCGGAGAAGAATGATCCGCGTATTACCCGCCTTGGCCGGTTTATCCGTAAAGTGCGGATTGATGAATTGCCCCAGACATGGACCGTTTTGAAGGGTGAAATGAGCTTTGTCGGGCCGCGCCCCGAAGTGCCCAAATTTGTTGGCGATCTGGAGCAGAAGCTCCCATATTATGCCGAACGTCATATGGTTAAACCGGGCATCACCGGTTGGGCTCAGATCAACTATCCCTATGGCGCATCGATTGAAGATGCGCGGCACAAGCTGGAATATGATCTCTATTATGCCAAGAACTATACGCCGTTCCTTGATCTGTTGATCTTGCTGCAAACGCTCCGTGTAGTCCTGTGGCCCGAAGGGGCGCGGTGA
- a CDS encoding helix-turn-helix domain-containing protein, with translation MSENSLFAGPALRRLRKREGLTQVAMAARLSISPSYLNLLERNQRPLSARVIVQIVDQFDFDPRNLREDEAIGGIDGLARRLADDRFSEFGIDRDEIGEFIASAPHVAAAFARLYDTAGTAAQRTDDPLIQSRVEIERWRNHFADLDTKAEELADELRLSRSDIGVGLAERLREKHQLAIRILPREVMPDSLRRLDLHARQLQLSEMLTPESRNFQVALQIAQLEQQAEVTGIASGAQSIDEAARKLFERHLYGYFAAALLMPYSRFLRACEATNYDLLVLQRRFSVSFEQLAHRLTTLQRVGQRGLPFFMARIDRAGQFSKRFAGASSATLLESEASCPLWVANSAFERHGDLCTQSIAVEGADAGPGDWFTIAKTVEGSGASGDARFVVVLGLEAGLASSLAQARGADLQKGSAQKIGLGCSRCHRPSCRQRSLPPRGAVLNFDPLNRGITPFQFGRN, from the coding sequence ATGTCCGAAAATTCTTTGTTCGCTGGTCCTGCGTTGCGCAGATTGCGGAAACGTGAAGGCTTGACGCAGGTGGCGATGGCGGCGCGCCTTTCCATATCGCCGAGCTATCTGAACCTGTTGGAGCGCAATCAGCGCCCCCTATCAGCTCGGGTCATCGTGCAGATTGTCGATCAGTTCGATTTCGATCCTAGGAATCTGCGAGAAGACGAAGCAATTGGCGGCATTGACGGGCTTGCGCGGAGGTTGGCTGACGACCGGTTCTCGGAATTTGGTATCGATCGCGATGAGATCGGCGAGTTTATCGCGTCTGCGCCACATGTCGCTGCTGCGTTTGCAAGGCTCTACGACACTGCGGGAACGGCTGCGCAGCGAACCGATGACCCGTTGATTCAATCGAGAGTTGAAATTGAGCGCTGGCGCAATCACTTCGCCGATCTTGATACCAAAGCAGAAGAGCTGGCAGACGAACTTCGCTTGTCTCGCAGTGATATTGGCGTTGGCTTGGCCGAACGTTTGCGAGAAAAGCACCAATTGGCCATCCGCATCCTCCCTCGCGAGGTGATGCCCGATTCACTACGACGACTCGATCTGCACGCCCGCCAATTGCAATTGTCGGAGATGTTGACGCCCGAATCGCGCAATTTCCAGGTTGCTCTCCAGATTGCTCAATTGGAACAGCAGGCCGAGGTGACTGGAATCGCGTCCGGAGCCCAATCGATTGACGAAGCAGCGCGCAAATTGTTTGAACGCCATCTCTATGGTTATTTTGCTGCCGCACTGTTGATGCCTTATTCTCGTTTCCTACGTGCGTGCGAGGCAACCAATTATGACTTGCTCGTACTGCAAAGGCGTTTCAGCGTCAGTTTCGAGCAGCTCGCGCATAGGTTGACTACGCTCCAGAGAGTTGGGCAGCGCGGCCTGCCATTTTTCATGGCGAGGATCGACCGAGCAGGGCAGTTTTCAAAACGCTTTGCCGGGGCGAGCTCAGCGACTTTACTGGAAAGCGAGGCCAGCTGCCCGCTGTGGGTCGCAAATTCAGCGTTCGAAAGGCACGGTGACCTCTGCACCCAGTCTATTGCGGTTGAGGGAGCTGATGCGGGACCAGGCGATTGGTTCACAATTGCTAAGACGGTGGAAGGCAGTGGTGCCAGCGGTGATGCGCGGTTTGTCGTGGTGCTCGGCCTAGAGGCAGGGCTTGCTAGCAGCCTGGCTCAGGCACGAGGAGCAGATTTGCAGAAAGGCAGCGCGCAAAAGATCGGACTTGGCTGTTCTCGGTGCCATCGTCCTTCATGCCGTCAACGGTCGTTGCCTCCTCGCGGTGCCGTTTTGAATTTCGACCCGTTAAACCGGGGAATAACACCTTTTCAATTCGGTCGAAACTGA
- a CDS encoding isocitrate lyase gives MNYQDKISALNNTISGQGSPWNAIDAETAARMQLQNRFNTGIDIARYTAKIMRDDMDAYDADPAQYTQSLGCWHGFIAQQKMISIKKHFGGTKQRYLYLSGWMVAALRSEFGPLPDQSMHEKTSVPALIEELYTFLKQADARELGGLFRELDAARDAGDEVEAKRIEHAIDNFETHVVPIIADIDAGFGNAEATYLLAKKMIEAGACALQIENQVSDEKQCGHQDGKVTVPHEDFLQKIRALRYAFLELGVEDGIIVARTDSLGAGLTKQIAVTKEEGDLGDQYNSFLDCEEIDPSAIQNGDVFLSREGKLLRPKRLPSNLFQFRAGTGEDRCVLDSITSLQNGADLLWIETEKPHIGQIGGMVDRIREVIPNAKLVYNNSPSFNWTLNFRQQVYDAWAAADKDVSAYDRDKLMSVDYDETALATEADEKIRTFQRDAAAQAGIFHHLITLPTYHTAALSTDNLAKEYFGDQGMLGYVKGVQRKEIREGIACVKHQNMSGSDIGDDHKEAFAGEAALKAGGGANTMNQFAAA, from the coding sequence GTGAACTACCAGGACAAGATTAGCGCGCTGAACAACACCATCAGCGGTCAGGGTTCGCCTTGGAACGCAATTGATGCAGAAACCGCAGCCCGAATGCAGCTGCAAAACCGCTTTAACACCGGCATCGATATTGCCAGATACACCGCCAAGATCATGCGTGACGATATGGACGCCTATGACGCTGATCCTGCCCAATACACACAGTCGCTGGGCTGCTGGCACGGATTTATCGCGCAGCAAAAGATGATTTCGATCAAGAAGCATTTTGGCGGCACGAAACAGCGTTACCTGTATCTGTCAGGCTGGATGGTCGCCGCGCTACGCAGCGAATTTGGCCCTCTGCCCGATCAGTCGATGCATGAGAAGACTAGCGTTCCTGCATTGATTGAGGAGCTCTACACCTTCCTCAAACAAGCAGACGCTCGAGAGCTGGGCGGCCTGTTCCGCGAACTCGACGCAGCTCGCGACGCGGGTGACGAAGTTGAGGCTAAGCGCATTGAGCACGCTATTGATAATTTCGAAACGCACGTCGTTCCGATCATTGCCGACATCGATGCCGGTTTCGGCAATGCTGAAGCGACTTACCTTCTTGCCAAGAAAATGATCGAAGCTGGCGCCTGCGCGCTGCAAATCGAAAATCAGGTTTCGGACGAGAAGCAATGCGGCCACCAAGACGGCAAAGTTACGGTTCCGCACGAGGACTTCTTGCAAAAGATCCGAGCGCTGCGTTACGCTTTCCTCGAGTTGGGTGTTGAAGACGGTATTATCGTTGCACGTACCGACTCGCTGGGTGCCGGCCTGACCAAACAAATCGCGGTGACCAAGGAAGAGGGTGATCTGGGCGACCAGTATAACAGTTTCCTTGATTGCGAAGAGATTGACCCATCCGCAATCCAGAACGGTGACGTATTCTTAAGCCGCGAAGGCAAACTGCTTAGACCAAAGCGCCTTCCATCCAACCTGTTCCAGTTCCGCGCTGGAACCGGCGAAGATCGCTGCGTTCTTGACAGCATCACCTCGCTTCAAAACGGTGCGGACTTGCTGTGGATCGAGACGGAAAAGCCCCACATCGGCCAGATCGGCGGAATGGTTGACCGCATTCGCGAAGTCATTCCAAACGCAAAACTCGTTTATAACAACTCGCCGAGCTTCAACTGGACATTGAACTTCCGCCAGCAGGTTTACGATGCCTGGGCAGCGGCCGACAAAGATGTATCTGCGTATGACCGCGATAAATTGATGAGCGTGGACTATGATGAGACCGCGCTTGCCACTGAAGCGGATGAGAAAATCCGTACTTTCCAACGCGATGCAGCAGCACAGGCCGGCATCTTCCACCACCTGATCACTCTGCCGACTTATCACACGGCGGCTCTGAGCACTGACAACCTCGCCAAAGAATATTTCGGCGATCAGGGTATGCTCGGCTATGTTAAAGGTGTGCAGCGGAAGGAAATCCGTGAAGGAATTGCCTGCGTGAAACACCAAAACATGTCAGGGTCCGACATCGGCGACGATCACAAGGAAGCATTTGCCGGTGAAGCAGCGTTGAAAGCTGGTGGCGGAGCCAACACAATGAATCAGTTCGCGGCTGCCTGA
- a CDS encoding amidohydrolase: MKSRFLMKGAAALAMVSAPAQADELRDAIAVDMPDLMEIYRDLHANPELSFQEVETAAKLAKRARELGFEVTERVGKTGVVAVMRNGEGPTVMLRADMDGLPLVEKTGLPFASTRTAIPASGLETGVMHACGHDTHMTAWVGTAQLMAERKAEWSGTLVMILQPAEEIGEGALAMLEDGLYERFPKPEYVLGFHDAAQFPAGMIGYSPGFALANVDSVDITVPGVGGHGAYPHTTKDPIVLASSIVTKLQTLVSRETSPLDSAVVTVGSFHAGFKHNIISDEAKLQLTVRSYSDESRQHLLDGIARIAKGEAIAAGMPEDRMPTVTVQDPYTPATYNSPEFTKEVMAGLSTRFGPDRVMQVPSVMGGEDFGQFIRADPENIKSLIFWVGGVPEGDFAKAEAGEMELPSLHSPYWAPDAEKVIATATEAMSSSAIGLLQVD; encoded by the coding sequence ATGAAGAGCCGCTTTTTGATGAAGGGCGCTGCTGCGCTTGCGATGGTTTCGGCACCAGCTCAGGCAGATGAGCTGCGCGATGCGATAGCCGTCGATATGCCAGATCTGATGGAGATCTACCGTGACCTCCACGCCAACCCTGAACTGAGTTTCCAAGAGGTCGAAACTGCCGCGAAATTGGCGAAGCGAGCGCGGGAGCTTGGCTTCGAAGTGACAGAACGTGTGGGCAAAACCGGCGTTGTTGCGGTTATGCGTAATGGCGAAGGCCCCACGGTCATGCTGCGCGCTGATATGGATGGCCTGCCACTGGTTGAGAAGACTGGCTTGCCCTTTGCTTCCACGCGGACCGCCATCCCTGCATCGGGCCTTGAAACCGGTGTGATGCACGCTTGCGGTCACGATACACACATGACCGCTTGGGTGGGGACCGCGCAATTGATGGCCGAGCGGAAGGCCGAATGGTCCGGAACTCTGGTCATGATCTTGCAGCCTGCTGAGGAAATCGGAGAGGGCGCTTTGGCGATGCTGGAGGACGGCTTGTACGAACGTTTTCCAAAGCCCGAATATGTGCTCGGCTTCCACGACGCAGCACAATTTCCTGCCGGGATGATCGGATATTCCCCCGGATTCGCGCTCGCCAATGTCGATAGCGTCGATATTACCGTACCGGGTGTCGGCGGCCATGGAGCCTATCCCCACACGACCAAGGATCCGATTGTGCTCGCCAGCTCAATCGTCACCAAGCTGCAAACGCTGGTTAGCCGCGAGACGAGCCCACTTGATTCAGCGGTTGTTACCGTTGGCAGCTTCCATGCGGGCTTTAAGCACAACATTATTTCGGACGAGGCAAAGTTGCAGCTAACGGTTCGGTCATATTCAGACGAGTCGCGCCAACATTTGTTGGACGGCATCGCTCGCATCGCGAAGGGCGAAGCCATTGCCGCCGGTATGCCAGAGGACCGGATGCCGACAGTCACAGTACAAGATCCTTACACCCCTGCGACGTATAATTCGCCCGAATTTACCAAGGAAGTGATGGCAGGCCTGAGCACCCGTTTCGGTCCGGATCGGGTTATGCAGGTCCCGTCAGTAATGGGAGGGGAAGATTTCGGTCAGTTCATCCGTGCAGATCCTGAAAACATCAAATCTTTGATATTCTGGGTGGGCGGTGTGCCGGAAGGCGATTTTGCGAAAGCTGAGGCGGGAGAAATGGAACTCCCGTCGCTTCATAGCCCGTATTGGGCGCCTGATGCTGAGAAAGTAATCGCAACTGCGACCGAGGCGATGAGCAGCTCTGCGATAGGTCTGCTGCAAGTGGATTAG
- a CDS encoding SLC13 family permease, with protein sequence MVSIPSFHAIAAILVTIAMFVGFTRGRLSIEIVSLLTIAVIAVGLYFFPLEGAAPTDGLQLAFSGFGHYALITICALMIMGRGLVVTGALEPAARLLERLFAFNLQLGLLVSLLIAFGLSMGVNNTPVLVLLMPIFVTLAHRGAMAASRTLMPLNAASLLGGMATTIGTSTNILVVSIAVDLGMPEMGVFHFTPIVLAASLVALPYLWLVMPRLLDDNHVEAGVKQRRFHSRLRISTSSSMVGQDLAAIIPRLPEDIEFHDAPTGLIKQHQRLKLSGTHEALEEAVRTLKGAIAPVWVLDRIKRHADEKDQDITVVEMTVTEDSRLVSRSLPTSGVADLYGVAVLGIHRPERLGGRADQYTGSGDLIISAGDVLLVMGLTEDLQEFGRSDSLLTLDGARELPRRSKAWLAAGIMGGSVITAAIGLFPIAISALAGAILMLVTGCVKFDRVGRALSGQVIVLVAASIVIGRIILESGAAAWLGELLSLMLGNLPPALVLAAIMLFVTVLTNFASNATAATVGTPIAFSIAEQLNLPAEPMILAVLFGCNLCYATPIAYQTNMLIMSEGSYEFKDYVRTGVPLVILMVTTLSILLVMSYGM encoded by the coding sequence ATGGTTAGCATTCCATCATTCCATGCCATTGCGGCAATCCTCGTAACCATTGCGATGTTCGTCGGCTTTACCCGAGGACGGCTCTCGATTGAAATCGTTTCGCTGCTCACAATCGCGGTTATTGCGGTGGGGCTTTATTTTTTCCCGCTCGAAGGCGCGGCGCCAACCGACGGCCTCCAACTCGCCTTTTCCGGGTTCGGGCATTACGCGCTTATTACAATCTGTGCGCTCATGATTATGGGCAGGGGATTGGTAGTCACTGGCGCGCTAGAGCCAGCAGCGCGTCTTTTGGAGCGCCTGTTTGCCTTTAACTTGCAATTGGGGTTGCTGGTCTCACTGCTGATCGCGTTCGGGCTTTCGATGGGTGTGAACAACACTCCCGTCCTGGTCCTGCTGATGCCGATATTTGTGACGTTGGCACATCGCGGCGCTATGGCCGCTTCCAGAACGTTAATGCCGCTCAATGCCGCCTCACTTCTCGGCGGGATGGCGACAACTATCGGGACTTCGACCAACATTCTTGTGGTTTCAATCGCGGTTGACCTGGGCATGCCGGAAATGGGTGTGTTCCATTTTACTCCCATCGTGCTTGCTGCTTCGCTTGTTGCGCTCCCCTATCTATGGCTCGTTATGCCTCGCTTGCTTGATGACAATCACGTCGAAGCCGGGGTCAAGCAAAGGCGATTTCACTCGCGCTTACGGATCAGCACGAGCTCTTCAATGGTCGGGCAGGATCTTGCAGCTATCATCCCTCGCTTACCCGAGGATATAGAATTTCATGATGCGCCCACTGGCTTGATCAAACAGCATCAACGTTTGAAGCTATCAGGTACGCATGAGGCATTAGAAGAAGCAGTTCGGACATTGAAAGGCGCGATTGCACCAGTCTGGGTTCTTGACCGGATCAAGCGGCACGCTGACGAAAAAGATCAGGACATAACCGTGGTCGAAATGACGGTCACCGAAGATTCTCGGCTGGTTTCTCGGTCTTTGCCCACATCTGGAGTCGCCGATCTTTATGGCGTTGCAGTTCTCGGTATTCATCGCCCCGAGAGATTGGGCGGAAGAGCCGATCAATATACCGGTAGCGGCGATCTGATTATTTCAGCGGGCGATGTCCTGTTGGTTATGGGCCTAACTGAAGATCTGCAGGAGTTTGGTCGCAGCGATAGCCTGCTCACCCTTGACGGGGCTCGTGAATTGCCGCGTCGGTCAAAGGCTTGGCTGGCAGCAGGCATCATGGGCGGGTCTGTGATAACCGCTGCGATTGGTTTGTTTCCAATTGCGATTTCGGCTCTCGCAGGTGCCATCCTGATGCTGGTGACTGGCTGTGTTAAGTTTGACCGAGTGGGCCGGGCATTGTCAGGGCAAGTTATCGTGCTTGTCGCAGCGAGTATCGTAATCGGGCGCATTATTCTTGAAAGCGGTGCGGCGGCTTGGTTGGGTGAGTTGCTTTCATTGATGCTCGGAAATCTGCCGCCTGCTTTGGTACTGGCTGCAATAATGTTGTTTGTTACCGTGCTAACTAATTTTGCGTCAAATGCGACTGCGGCGACCGTCGGAACTCCAATCGCATTCAGCATTGCCGAACAACTTAATCTGCCAGCAGAACCAATGATCCTCGCAGTGCTGTTCGGTTGTAATTTGTGTTACGCTACCCCGATTGCCTATCAGACCAATATGCTGATTATGTCAGAGGGAAGTTACGAGTTTAAGGACTATGTCCGGACCGGCGTTCCGCTGGTGATCTTGATGGTCACCACGCTATCGATTCTGCTGGTGATGTCATACGGAATGTGA
- a CDS encoding inositol monophosphatase family protein, with the protein MAAVSGLIRVMERAARKAGHRLRRDFGEVEHLQVSHKGPADFVSKADMRSERTLYDELLIARPDWGFVLEEGGVIEGAPDMPRWIIDPLDGTSNFLHAIPHFAISIAAQEPKPGGQGWGDVIGAVVYNPVTDETFWAEKNRGAWLQDARLRVSARRSLSESLISTGIPFQGHGDFSEWSKVFAAIGPEVAGIRRNGAASLDLAWLAAGRYDGFWESGLKDWDTAAGCLLVREAGGFVSDYRGRSEPIHSKQVLAANDALHSKLHKLLAGALKK; encoded by the coding sequence ATGGCAGCTGTATCAGGACTAATCCGCGTCATGGAACGCGCCGCGCGTAAAGCGGGCCACCGTTTGCGCCGCGATTTCGGCGAAGTTGAGCATTTGCAGGTGAGCCACAAAGGCCCTGCGGATTTCGTTTCCAAAGCCGATATGCGGAGCGAGCGCACTTTGTATGACGAATTGCTGATTGCGCGCCCCGATTGGGGCTTCGTGCTGGAAGAAGGCGGGGTGATCGAAGGGGCGCCCGACATGCCGCGCTGGATCATCGATCCGCTCGATGGGACCAGCAATTTTCTTCATGCAATCCCCCATTTCGCCATTTCGATCGCCGCTCAGGAACCAAAGCCCGGCGGACAGGGGTGGGGCGATGTGATCGGTGCTGTGGTTTATAACCCGGTTACAGACGAAACATTCTGGGCCGAGAAGAACCGCGGCGCTTGGCTTCAAGACGCCCGATTGCGTGTTTCGGCGCGCCGTAGCCTAAGCGAATCGCTGATTTCCACCGGAATTCCTTTTCAAGGACACGGTGATTTTTCCGAATGGAGCAAGGTTTTTGCGGCCATCGGTCCCGAAGTTGCTGGTATTCGCCGCAATGGCGCGGCCTCGCTCGATCTCGCATGGCTGGCTGCTGGCCGATATGACGGTTTCTGGGAAAGCGGCCTCAAAGATTGGGACACGGCAGCCGGTTGCCTGCTCGTGCGCGAGGCTGGCGGCTTTGTCAGCGATTATCGCGGGCGGTCAGAGCCGATCCATTCCAAGCAGGTTTTGGCAGCAAATGATGCGCTTCATTCGAAGCTTCACAAGCTGCTGGCGGGTGCGTTGAAAAAGTAA
- the efp gene encoding elongation factor P, with the protein MKISGVDIRPGNIIEYEGGIWKVAKIQHTQPGKGGAYMQVEMKNLQDGRKTNVRFRSADTVEKVRLDTKEFQFLYEDGALLVFMDGDTFEQINLESDLLGDAKEFLQDGMQVTLELWDEKPISVALPDQIEAEIVEADAVVKGQTASSSYKPAVLDNGVRVMVPPHIGAGTRIIVDVYERTYVGKAS; encoded by the coding sequence ATGAAAATCAGCGGCGTGGACATTCGTCCCGGCAACATCATTGAATATGAAGGCGGCATCTGGAAAGTTGCCAAAATTCAGCACACCCAACCTGGCAAAGGCGGGGCCTATATGCAGGTCGAGATGAAGAATTTGCAGGACGGCCGCAAAACCAATGTGCGATTCCGTAGCGCCGACACGGTTGAGAAGGTGCGTCTCGATACCAAGGAATTTCAGTTCCTCTACGAAGACGGGGCGCTGCTGGTATTCATGGATGGCGACACTTTCGAGCAGATAAACCTTGAGTCCGACTTGCTTGGTGATGCCAAGGAATTTTTGCAGGATGGTATGCAGGTAACGCTGGAATTGTGGGACGAAAAGCCGATTTCGGTCGCGCTTCCGGACCAGATAGAGGCGGAAATTGTTGAAGCTGACGCAGTGGTCAAGGGGCAAACCGCTTCATCAAGCTATAAGCCAGCCGTTCTCGACAATGGCGTGCGCGTTATGGTTCCGCCGCATATCGGAGCAGGCACGCGGATTATCGTAGATGTCTATGAACGCACCTATGTCGGCAAGGCTAGCTGA
- a CDS encoding elongation factor P has protein sequence MLKPRISIVAIALLSLASVTSAESGRLGTLPLGYYSCSEPGDAGGQAWIDLPDKHFTIGNGSTYHTDAGSGTYLLTGKRVIFTRGPMKGVRFERSGKVTLRWIDEDGKPGRVRCVRQASSV, from the coding sequence ATGCTTAAGCCCCGGATATCAATCGTAGCCATCGCGTTGCTCTCCTTGGCCTCAGTTACATCAGCTGAGTCGGGCCGATTGGGCACTTTGCCACTGGGTTATTATAGCTGTTCAGAGCCAGGCGATGCAGGTGGTCAGGCATGGATCGATTTGCCCGACAAACATTTCACGATTGGTAATGGTTCGACATACCACACAGACGCAGGGTCAGGAACCTACTTGCTAACCGGCAAGCGAGTCATTTTCACGCGCGGCCCGATGAAGGGTGTCCGTTTCGAAAGATCCGGCAAGGTAACGCTACGGTGGATTGACGAAGACGGAAAACCGGGTCGCGTCCGGTGTGTTCGGCAGGCTTCTTCGGTTTAA
- a CDS encoding M23 family metallopeptidase → MNIVDRTLTVVVTATLTSAFWIIAGGTLLENADSDSQIASTRPADAAPSPAPALTQIVDIEAGESTAPVAGLDTASASQPDKSEMRDLVVPVLNVRASDLSDTFNKESVDGSSLHEALDIMAPEGTSVVAASPGTIEKLFVSKAGGKTMYVRSGDRQTIHYYAHLGEYAEGLKEGQRVRRGQRLGTVGSTGNASSEAPHLHFAILRTTKDAQWWEPANAVNPYPLFTR, encoded by the coding sequence ATGAATATTGTTGACCGTACCCTTACCGTCGTCGTCACCGCGACATTGACCTCTGCCTTTTGGATTATTGCGGGCGGCACTCTGCTTGAGAATGCCGACAGTGACAGCCAGATCGCCAGTACGCGACCCGCAGATGCTGCGCCAAGCCCCGCGCCGGCTTTGACTCAAATAGTCGACATCGAGGCTGGTGAATCAACAGCGCCCGTTGCCGGACTGGATACGGCATCTGCGAGTCAGCCTGACAAATCCGAGATGCGCGATTTAGTCGTGCCGGTGCTTAATGTGCGTGCGTCGGACCTTTCAGACACTTTCAATAAAGAAAGCGTCGATGGTTCAAGTCTGCATGAAGCACTCGACATTATGGCACCTGAAGGCACCAGTGTTGTCGCTGCGTCGCCAGGCACAATCGAAAAGTTGTTCGTTTCCAAAGCAGGCGGCAAGACGATGTATGTCCGTTCCGGTGACCGACAAACTATTCATTATTACGCGCATCTCGGAGAATATGCCGAGGGCTTGAAAGAAGGGCAGCGCGTGCGGCGCGGCCAAAGGCTTGGTACAGTTGGGAGTACGGGAAATGCTTCGTCCGAAGCTCCACATCTCCATTTTGCCATTTTGAGAACTACGAAGGACGCTCAGTGGTGGGAACCGGCCAACGCGGTCAATCCTTATCCGCTGTTCACTAGGTAG
- the thiE gene encoding thiamine phosphate synthase, with amino-acid sequence MSNNIPQCQLYLISPQDVGGDFPQRLTRALQAGPVAAFQFRVKGVEQHEAAKLAAPLQEICAAHDVAFIINDDVGLAKRLGADGVHLGQNDGSPKDARQELGDDVQIGVTCHASRHLAMEAGEQGADYVAFGQFFPSATKDSDHRAETELLEFWSNLFEIPQVAIGGITPENCQPLIEAGADFLAVSGAVWNGDEGEVVKAFNEALGKYKRVHREG; translated from the coding sequence ATGAGCAACAATATCCCGCAGTGCCAACTTTACCTCATCTCGCCGCAAGACGTTGGCGGTGACTTTCCGCAGCGCCTGACCCGTGCTTTGCAGGCTGGTCCGGTCGCTGCGTTTCAGTTCCGAGTTAAGGGGGTGGAGCAGCATGAGGCCGCAAAGCTTGCCGCACCCTTGCAGGAAATCTGTGCCGCGCACGACGTTGCATTTATCATTAACGATGACGTTGGCCTCGCTAAGCGCTTGGGTGCCGACGGAGTGCATCTGGGGCAGAATGACGGCTCACCTAAGGATGCGCGCCAGGAGCTCGGGGATGATGTCCAGATAGGCGTTACCTGCCATGCCAGCCGCCATTTGGCGATGGAGGCCGGAGAGCAGGGGGCAGATTACGTCGCCTTCGGCCAATTCTTTCCCAGTGCCACCAAAGATAGTGACCACCGCGCTGAAACCGAACTGCTCGAGTTTTGGAGCAATCTGTTCGAAATTCCGCAAGTCGCCATTGGAGGCATCACTCCGGAAAATTGCCAACCCTTAATCGAAGCAGGCGCTGATTTTCTCGCGGTGTCGGGCGCAGTTTGGAACGGTGACGAAGGCGAGGTAGTAAAAGCCTTCAACGAAGCACTCGGTAAATACAAGCGAGTGCATCGTGAGGGTTAA